One segment of Scleropages formosus chromosome 23, fSclFor1.1, whole genome shotgun sequence DNA contains the following:
- the tfpi2 gene encoding tissue factor pathway inhibitor 2 translates to MALLVVHTSLLSALLLHVLAVPPKEVCLQQPDEGPCGDFIPRYYYNTLSQKCEEFTYSGCLGNSNNFKTFEECQKTCWRIPKIPRTCRLEKDDGPCRALIERYFFNMTSMQCELFFYGGCNGNNNRFENLASCEEYCKPRKNARAICNGPLDKGSCSASIPRYYFNMAMGTCEEFIYTGCGGNSNNFDTKQTCLNVCVQGRKWKNMPGQNKIRTKMFKTKMFKSG, encoded by the exons ATGGCACTCCTCGTCGTGCACACATCGCTCCTGTCCGCGCTCCTGCTGCACGTCCTCGCCGTGCCACCCAAAG AGGTGTGTCTGCAGCAGCCGGACGAGGGGCCCTGCGGTGACTTCATCCCGAGGTACTACTACAACACCCTGAGCCAGAAGTGCGAGGAGTTCACTTACAGCGGCTGCCTTGGAAACAGCAACAACTTCAAGACGTTTGAAGAGTGCCAGAAAACGTGCTGGAGGATTCCCA AAATTCCCAGAACCTGCAGGCTGGAGAAGGATGACGGTCCTTGCCGGGCTTTAATTGAGAGATACTTTTTCAACATGACATCCATGCAGTGTGAGCTGTTCTTCTATGGCGGCTGCAATGGAAACAACAACAGATTCGAAAACCTCGCCTCCTGTGAGGAGTACTGCAAGCCTCGTAAAA aTGCCCGTGCCATCTGTAATGGGCCGCTGGACAAAGGATCTTGCTCAGCCTCCATACCGCGGTACTACTTCAACATGGCGATGGGAACGTGTGAGGAGTTCATATACACAGGCTGTGGTGGGAACAGCAACAATTTTGATACAAAACAGACCTGCCTGAACGTGTGCGTTCAAG ggagaaaatggaaaaacatgccAGGTCAGaacaaaataagaacaaaaatgtttaaaacaaaaatgtttaaaagtggtTGA